A single region of the Vicia villosa cultivar HV-30 ecotype Madison, WI linkage group LG4, Vvil1.0, whole genome shotgun sequence genome encodes:
- the LOC131597747 gene encoding uncharacterized mitochondrial protein AtMg00810-like, with the protein MIAQIYVDDIVFGGMSDMMVKHFVNQMQTEFEMSMVRELTYFLGLQIKQMEDSIFLSQRKYSKNIVKKFGMDNASHKRTPAPTHLKLSKDESGTCVDQSLYRSVIGSLLYLTASRPNVAFAVGVCARYQA; encoded by the coding sequence ATGATTGCtcagatatatgtggatgatatagtgtttggtgggatgtcagataTGATGGTTAAACACTTTGTCAATCAGATGCaaactgagtttgaaatgagtatggttAGAGAACTGACATATTTTCTCGGGCTACAAATTAAACAAATGGAAGACTCTATCTTCCTCTCTCAAAGAAAATATTCCAAGAATATTgtaaaaaagtttggaatggataatGCTAGTCACAAAAGAACACCTGCTCCTACTCATTTAAAGTTATCAAAAGATGAAAGTGGCACCTGTGTTGACCAGAGTTTGTACAGAAGCGTGATTGGAAGTCTGCTATATCTAACAGCCAGTAGACCAAATGTTGCCTTTGCAGTTGGAGTGTGTGCTAGATATCAAGCATAA
- the LOC131599561 gene encoding transcription factor bHLH146-like, translated as MEGQKAKRKRVYSVEPNKVVQAKFTRSYMNYLAPALKKINERRSSIEDKKVESVVKYEVDMAMVISSQGFAWSNALKSKLQKNGVEGSKVDMARVISKQDCKEILVEEKNEDEDEDEDEIVDEQLRCLRKLLPGGEEIMSDDEMVSELESYVSCLQMQVNILKCLTDY; from the coding sequence ATGGAAGGCCAAAAAGCTAAACGCAAACGTGTTTATTCAGTTGAGCCAAACAAAGTAGTGCAAGCAAAGTTTACTAGAAGCTACATGAACTACTTAGCACCAGCTTTGAAGAAGATCAATGAAAGAAGAAGTTCTATAGAAGATAAGAAAGTTGAGAGTGTTGTGAAATATGAAGTTGACATGGCTATGGTTATTTCATCTCAAGGTTTTGCATGGAGTAATGCTCTAAAATCAAAGCTTCAAAAGAATGGTGTTGAAGGTTCAAAAGTGGACATGGCTAGGGTTATTTCTAAGCAAGATTGTAAGGAGATTTtggttgaagaaaaaaatgaagatgaagatgaagatgaggatgAGATTGTGGATGAACAATTGAGATGTCTTAGAAAATTGTTACCTGGGGGAGAAGAAATTATGAGTGATGATGAAATGGTGAGTGAGTTAGAGAGTTATGTTAGTTGTTTGCAAATGCAGGTTAATATTCTTAAGTGTCTAACTGATTATTAG
- the LOC131597748 gene encoding uncharacterized protein LOC131597748: MNLKVYGRGEFVLKEKLRLLKEKLKVWNKEVFGRKEATTRIWRNLRIKENMLLQKARLRWVKEGDANNGFFHKVMKEKRSFNHLGPIATARGMAVSVEEVREAVFNHFRDKFVESEENRPLLEGGEFKSISGEMAANLEKPFLEDEIKEAVWSCGGDKCSGPNGYSFLFIKKCWDFIKDDFVSFFKYFYSGNVISKAISSSFLSLIPKTSNPLSLDDYRPICLEGKEKFLLFKVDFEKACDKVSWSFFRYMLKRMSFGRRWMGWMEMLVFNSSMSVLVNGSPTKEFGVFKGLRQGDPLSSFLYVLVAEGLSGLVRKSKEIGEFGSFCIKSSCWVDILQFTDDTLLVGEGTWKHVKAIKGVLRAFEIASGLGINYHKSKLIGINTRSSFLEAATLFLSCKVEESNFYVLGIPIGFDPRKELTWKPLVVKLKKHLGSWKNRFLNLGGRITLLKSILTSLTIFTMSFYKMPLKIVKEVNKIQNNFLRGGMEEKRKIHWVSWKNVILSFDKGGIRVKNIVVFNQALLTKWRWRILQGHDSLWLRVLKSRDIMKIGRSFFRDPIVEGCRFDVHNGYNTPFWEANWWGGNILKDVFPELYEAFSLKGVSVAIMGGWLEGRWRWGDFGVSMTMEAERGLSERILRLKVVLSEFGEVGEGRDVVSWNFNSDGVFSVASCYDFLGIAFIPQGPPNKYNEAYGLV, translated from the exons ATgaacttgaaagtttatgggaGAGGAGAATTTGTTCTTAAAGAAAAGCTTAGGCTCTTAAAGGAAAAGTTGAAGGTGTGGAATAAGGAGGTCTTCGGAAG GAAGGAAGCGACTACTCGAATATGGAGGAATTTGAGAATTAAAGAAAACATGCTTCTTCAAAAAGCTAGATTGAGGTGGGTAAAGGAAGGCGATGCTAATAACGGTTTTTTCCACAAGGtcatgaaagaaaaaagaagtttTAATCACTTAGGCCCTATAGCTACGGCGAGGGGAATGGCGGTTTCGGTGGAAGAAGTGAGGGAGGCGGTGTTTAATCATTTTAGAGATAAATTTGTAGAATCGGAGGAGAATAGACCGTTGTTGGAAGGTGGTGAATTTAAGAGTATAAGTGGGGAGATGGCGGCAAACCTAGAAAAACCTTTTCTTGAAGATGAAATAAAGGAGGCGGTGTGGAGTTGTGGGGGTGATAAATGTTCGGGTCCGAATGGATATTCGTTTCTTTTTATTAAGAAATGTTGGGATTTCATTAAAGACGATTTTGTGTCTTTTTTCAAGTACTTTTATTCCGGCAATGTTATTTCCAAggctatttcttcttcttttttgtctttgatTCCTAAGACTAGCAATCCGCTATCCTTGGATGATTATAGACCCATTTGCTTG GAAGGAAAGGAaaagtttttgttgtttaaagTCGACTTTGAGAAAGCATGTGATAAAGTTAGTTGGAGTTTTTTTAGATAtatgttgaagagaatgagttttggtaGGAGATGGATGGGTTGGATGGAGATGTTGGTTTTCAATAGTAGTATGTCGGTTCTTGTCAATGGAAGCCCCACTAAGGAATTTGGTGTGTTTAAGGGTTTGAGACAAGGTGATCCTCTCTCATCTTTTCTCTATGTCTTGGTGGCGGAAGGTCTTTCGGGGTTGGTGAGGAAGTCTAAAGAAATTGGGGAATTTGGGAGTTTTTGCATAAAGAGCTCTTGTTGGGTGGACATTCTCCAATTTACAGATGACACTTTATTAGTGGGGGAAGGGACTTGGAAGCATGTCAAGGCGATTAAGGGGGTGTTAAGGGCGTTTGAGATTGCTTCGGGGCTTGgtattaattatcataaaagcAAATTAATTGGTATTAATACAAGGAGTTCTTTTTTGGAAGCCGCGactctttttctttcttgtaaAGTGGAAGAAAGCAATTTTTATGTTCTTGGTATACCTATTGGTTTCGATCCAAGGAAGGAATTGACTTGGAAGCCTTTAGTGGTGAAGTTAAAAAAGCACCTTGGGAGTTGGAAGAATCGGTTCCTTAATTTGGGAGGTAGAATCACACTTTTGAAGTCCATCCTCACCTCGTTGACGATTTTTACAATGTCGTTTTACAAGATGCCTTTGAAAATTGTGAAAGAAGTTAATAAGATTCAAAATAATTTCTTACGGGGAGGTATGGAGGAAAAGAGGAAGAtacattgggtgagttggaagaaTGTTATTCTTTCTTTTGACAAAGGGGGAATCAGAGTAAAAAACATTGTGGTTTTTAATCAAGCTCTTCTTACAAAGTGGAGATGGAGAATTCTTCAAGGGCACGATTCTCTTTGGTTAAGGGTGTTGAAGTCTCG GGATATTATGAAAATTGGAAGGAGTTTTTTTAGGGATCCTATTGTTGAAGGGTGTAGATTTGATGTGCATAATGGGTATAATACTCCTTTTTGGGAAGCAAATTGGTGGGGAGGAAATATTTTGAAGGATGTTTTTCCGGAGTTATATGAGGCTTTTAGTTTGAAAGGGGTGTCGGTGGCGATTATGGGTGGGTGGTTAGAGGGGAGATGGAGATGGGGGGATTTTGGGGTATCCATGACTATGGAGGCGGAGAGGGGTCTTTCGGAGAGAATTTTAAGGTTGAAAGTGGTGTTGTCCGAGTTTGGCGAAGTGGGGGAAGGGAGAGATGTTGTTTCTTGGAATTTCAATTCCGATGGGGTTTTTTCGGTGGCATCTTGTTACGATTTTTTGGGAATAGCTTTCATTCCGCAAGGGCCTCCAAACAAGTATAATGAGGCTTATGGGCTTGTGTAG